A window of Exiguobacterium sp. Helios genomic DNA:
TACGTTCAGGCCGGAGCGGGTATAGTCTATGATTCTGATCCGACCTTGGAGTATGAAGAGACGTTGCATAAAGCGAAGTCGTTACTGGAGGTCTGGAAATGATTGTACTGATTGACAACTATGATTCTTTTACCTATAACCTGTATCAATATGCAGCCGTCTACGATGAGATCCGAGTCATCCGAAATGATGCGATTGAAGTGAGCGCGATTGCCGACTTGAATCCGGCTGGAATCATCTTATCGCCGGGACCGGGTCATCCGAGTGATGCCGGTATTTGCCTCGACGTGATTGAGACATACTCCGGAAAGATCCCGATACTCGGTGTCTGTCTCGGACACCAGGCAATCGGTCAAGCATTTGGCGGCCGTGTCATCGAAGCGGATGAGATCCGGCACGGAAAGACATCAACAATCCGGCAAACCGGACGATTGTTTACCGGTCTTCCGGAACAACTCGACGTCATGCGTTACCATTCCTTGATCGTCGAGCGGACGAGCTTACCGGAAGTACTGGAAGTGACCGCCGTGACCGATGACGGAACAATCATGGCACTCGAACACCACACACATCCGACATACGGGATTCAGTTTCACCCGGAATCGATCGGAACCCCGTTTGGACAACAAATGATTCAACGATTTATCGAACTGACGAAGGAGTGACAGGAATGAAGGACGTATTGACGAAATTGACGAATGCCAATCATCTCCGCTTTGATGAAATGCAACAGGCGGCCCGCGCCTTATTTGCGGCAGATGTCACAGACAGTGAAATTGCAGCTTTTCTCGTTGCACTGAAAGCCAAAGGTGAAACGGCGGAAGAACTGGCCGGTCTTGCTTCCATCATGCGGGAAGTCGCACTCGACATTCCGGTGACAGGAACGGATTTTATCGATAACTGCGGAACAGGCGGCGACGGTTCCCAATCCTTTAACATCAGTACGACAGCGGCATTTGTTTTGGCCGGTGCCGGAGCCAAAGTAGC
This region includes:
- a CDS encoding aminodeoxychorismate/anthranilate synthase component II: MIVLIDNYDSFTYNLYQYAAVYDEIRVIRNDAIEVSAIADLNPAGIILSPGPGHPSDAGICLDVIETYSGKIPILGVCLGHQAIGQAFGGRVIEADEIRHGKTSTIRQTGRLFTGLPEQLDVMRYHSLIVERTSLPEVLEVTAVTDDGTIMALEHHTHPTYGIQFHPESIGTPFGQQMIQRFIELTKE